The window CCCGCATCCTGTCGTTCGCCCTGCAGAACGAGGGGTGCTCGGTCGAGGTGGCGAGCGACGGGATCGACTGCATGAACAAGATCGCGCGTTTCGAGCCCGATGCCGTGCTCATGGACATCATGATGCCCAAGCTCGACGGGCTCGAGACGATCCGTCTGCTGCGACAGAACCATCTTCACCGTGGGGTGACGATCATCGCCATCAGTGCCAAGGCGGCACCGGTCGCTCAACAGGCAGCGCTGGACGCCGGCGCCGATCTGTTCATCAAGAAGCCCTTCCAGATCGCCCGCGTGGTCGAAGACGTCATGCAGCGTCTGACCGCGGGCGACTCCTCCGGCCGCTGACGCGCCCGACGAACGGGGAAGACCGTCGTGTCCTTCGTCCACCTCGCCGGTTTCTACGACACGCTCGGGCTCGTGGTGATCGGGGCCGTCGTCGTGGTGGGTCTGGTGTCGAGGGCGCGCGGTGTGTGGTCCCGAAACACGTACCTCGCTGGCACCGACGGAGAGCCTCGGCTCCGCCCCGTGGACGAGGCCACCCTGGCCGACACGATGCTCGGGCTGACCACCGCCACCGAGCAGGGGGCGGTCCTGAACGGTCTCGCCCGCGACGTGCACGAGCACTTCGGGCTGGCCGGTGTGGTCGTCCGCGTGCGCAACACGAGGGCCCGCATCTTCGAGGCGCGAGCCTTCGCCGGGCTCGACCCCGAGGACGTGGCGCGGGTGAGCACCTTCGACGTTCCGGTCGAGGACTTCGAGGAACTCACCCGGGGCGCGTCGGTCGTGGGACGCTGCTTCTTCGTCCCCGCCGATGATCCGCATTGGTCCGACCACGTCGGGATGGTGGATTCGGTGGCCGGGGACGGTGTCCTGGTGGTTCCCTTCCACGACGAGCGCGAGGAAACCCTGGGCTATCTCCGTGCGAGTACGCGCAGCGATCCCGATGTCCGCGTGGCGGCGCAGATCCGAATGCTGGTGGCGGCCGCTGCGTCGGGGCTGGCGTCGGCGCGTCTGCGATCCATGCTGGAACGGCGAGAACTCGAGTACGCGATCGTGAGCGAACGACTGCGCGAGGCGCACGGTCTGCGCGACAACTTCGTGGCCAACGTGAGCCACGAACTGCGCACCCCGTTGACCTCGGTCAAGGCCTACGCCGAGACCCTCGCCCGCGGGATCGACGACATGGACGCCGCCACACGGCGTGAGTTCGTGGGTGTGATCGAGCACGAGGCCGCGCGCCTCGACCAGATCTTCGACGACCTGCTGGACGTCGCCCACCTCGAGGGCAGGGCGCGGCGTGTGGTGCACGATCGCATCGATCTGCGCGATCTCGCCCGAACCGTGGCCTCCGACCAGCACGACGACCTGGTGGGCGCCGGTCTCGACCTGCGTGTCTACGGACCCGAGAGCCCCGTGTACGTCCAGGGCGACGCCGATGGTCTACGCCAGGTCCTGTACCACCTGCTCGACAACGCGCGCAAGTTCACACCCGAGGGTGGACGGGTGCGCGTGGAACTGCACGAGGACGGAGGGTCGGCCGTCGTGACGGTCGAGGACACCGGGATCGGCATCCCCGAACCCGAGCGGCACCGGGTGTTCGAGCGCTTCTACCAGGTCGACGGCTCGGCCACGCGCTCCGTCGGTGGTCAGGGGCTCGGGCTCGCCCTGTGCCACGACGTGGTCGGCTGGCACCACGGCCGCATTCGGATCGAGGAGGGCGCGGAGGGGGGTGTGCGGATCGTCGTGCAGTTGCCGCTGCGTGGGCTCGTGGTGCGACAGGTGGCCGACGATCCGGCTGCCGATCCGGCCGAACGCATGCAGTGGGAGTCCTTCCTCGGGCTGGCGACCCATCTGGTGAGCGAACTCACGCGGACCCGGGTCGCATCGGTGATGCTCGTCGACGAACTCTACTCGGTGTTGAGGATCGAGGCGGCGGTCGGGCTCGACGAGGACGTGGTGCAGAACACCATGGTGGGGCCGGGCGAGGGCGTCGCGGGTCAGGTCTGGGAACGCGGAGAATCGGTTCTGGCGCCGGATCTCGACGAGGACGTGCGGTTCTCCGGTCTGCGCGACGACGTGAACTACGAGCGGCGCAGTCTCCTGAGTGTCCCTCTGCTCTGGCAGGGGCGGACGGTCGGAGTCCTGAACGTCAACGTGAAGCACGACGGGTCGGCCTTCGACGACGACGATCGTCTGCTGCTCGAGGCCCTGGCCGAGCGTCTGGTCGTGGCGCTGGATCGCTTCGAGCGGTTCCGGGCCGGATTCCAGCGACTGGCGGCGGTCGAGAGCGGGGTGCGGGCCATGCTCGACGTGGGCCGCGAGCGTCAGTCCGCGATCCGCGAGCTGTTCGCGAAGGTCGGTGTGACCACCGGTCGACGGCTGGGGCTGGACGAAGAGCAGCTCCGATCGTTGGCCTACGCGTTGCGCACCTACGACGTGGGCCTGAACGAGATCAGCGGACGGATCCTGCGCAAGGTCACGCCGCTGAGCCGCGACGAGCGGCAACGGATCGAGGAGCACGTCCGGCTCGGCGCGGAGCTCGTGGCCGACCTCGAGCCCTCGCCGCAGGTGCGGAAGCTCATCCTGCACCACCACGAGAACGTCGACGGCAGCGGGTACCCCGATGGCCTTCGCGGCGAGGCGATTCCCGTGGGGGCACGCATCGTGCGTCTGGTCGACGTGCTGAGCGCTCTGCTGCAGGACCGGCCGTTCCGCAGTGCGGTGCCGCTGGGGCCGGCGATCGGACTCGTCGAGGAGGGCGTCGGGCAGGCCTACTGCCCGCGGGTGACGCCGGTCTTCCTCGAGGTGGTCGACGAGAACGCGTCCCGTATCCGAGAAGTCCTGGCGCCGGTGACCGCGGAGTCGCCGGCCGAGATCGAACTGCAGCTGCCGACGGCAGCGGTCGAGACAGGGTCGCCGACCCGGAACGGTGGATCATGAGCAAGAGCATCCTGGTCGTCGACGACGAGATGTACATCGTCAACATCCTGGATTTCACCCTGGCCACCGAGGGGCTGCGGGTGATCACCGCGGCCAACGGCGAGGAAGCGCTGCGGCAGGCGATCGAGAACCCACCGGACCTCGTGATCCTGGACGTCATGATGCCGAAGATCGATGGCTTCGAGGTCTGCCGGGCGCTCAAGGCCAAGGACGAGACCAAGGACGTCCCGGTGATCCTGCTCACGGCCAAGGATCGTGATTCCGACCGGGAGAAGGGCCGGGAGGCCGGTGCGGACCTGTACGTGACCAAGCCCTTCAGTCCGACCCGTCTGCTCGAGGACGTGCGCTCCCTGTTGCAGATGCCGACCGTGGACTGAGCCGGCGGCGCGACGCCGGGCGCGCGAGGGCCTATACTGCCGGCCATGGACGCGTCCGCCCCGGAACCGGCCGGCGTGGACCCGGCGAGCGAACCGCGCTTCGTCGAGGTCGCGCTCGACCTTCCCGTTCCCAAGACCTTCACCTATCGCGTCGCCCCCGGACAGCGTGTCGCCGAGGGCTCGGCCGTGCGTGTGCCCTTCGGGCCGCGCAAGCTCGTGGGCGTGGTGGTCGGGGTGTCCGACTCCGCCGAGGTGCCCCGCGTGCGGGACGTGCTCGAGGTCCTCGACCCCGTCTACACGGTTCCGGAGCCGGTGCGCCGCCTCGCCCGGGACGTGGCGCGGTACTACGCATGCACCGAGGGAGAGGCCCTGCGCCCGACCCTGCCGCCGCGCCCCGGCACGAAGGGCCGGCGCTCGCCCTTCGATCCCGAACCCGACGCCACGGCCGACACCGGGCCGGAACTCACGGCGCCCCAACGGGACTGCGTGGAGCGGGTGGCGCCCGCCGTGGACACCGGACGCTTCGAGAGCTTCCTCCTGCAGGGAGTGACCGGCAGCGGCAAGACCGAGGTCTACCTGCGTCTGATCGCCCGGGCCCTCGAGCGGGGCCGCGGCGCGTTGCTGCTGCTGCCCGAGATCGCGCTCACGCCGCAGACGCTGCGACGACTGCGGAGGCGCTTCCCGGGGGAGGTCGCTCCGTACCACAGCCGGCTCTCGCACGGTGAG of the Candidatus Krumholzibacteriia bacterium genome contains:
- a CDS encoding response regulator yields the protein MAAPRILVVDDEQPLARILSFALQNEGCSVEVASDGIDCMNKIARFEPDAVLMDIMMPKLDGLETIRLLRQNHLHRGVTIIAISAKAAPVAQQAALDAGADLFIKKPFQIARVVEDVMQRLTAGDSSGR
- a CDS encoding ATP-binding protein is translated as MSFVHLAGFYDTLGLVVIGAVVVVGLVSRARGVWSRNTYLAGTDGEPRLRPVDEATLADTMLGLTTATEQGAVLNGLARDVHEHFGLAGVVVRVRNTRARIFEARAFAGLDPEDVARVSTFDVPVEDFEELTRGASVVGRCFFVPADDPHWSDHVGMVDSVAGDGVLVVPFHDEREETLGYLRASTRSDPDVRVAAQIRMLVAAAASGLASARLRSMLERRELEYAIVSERLREAHGLRDNFVANVSHELRTPLTSVKAYAETLARGIDDMDAATRREFVGVIEHEAARLDQIFDDLLDVAHLEGRARRVVHDRIDLRDLARTVASDQHDDLVGAGLDLRVYGPESPVYVQGDADGLRQVLYHLLDNARKFTPEGGRVRVELHEDGGSAVVTVEDTGIGIPEPERHRVFERFYQVDGSATRSVGGQGLGLALCHDVVGWHHGRIRIEEGAEGGVRIVVQLPLRGLVVRQVADDPAADPAERMQWESFLGLATHLVSELTRTRVASVMLVDELYSVLRIEAAVGLDEDVVQNTMVGPGEGVAGQVWERGESVLAPDLDEDVRFSGLRDDVNYERRSLLSVPLLWQGRTVGVLNVNVKHDGSAFDDDDRLLLEALAERLVVALDRFERFRAGFQRLAAVESGVRAMLDVGRERQSAIRELFAKVGVTTGRRLGLDEEQLRSLAYALRTYDVGLNEISGRILRKVTPLSRDERQRIEEHVRLGAELVADLEPSPQVRKLILHHHENVDGSGYPDGLRGEAIPVGARIVRLVDVLSALLQDRPFRSAVPLGPAIGLVEEGVGQAYCPRVTPVFLEVVDENASRIREVLAPVTAESPAEIELQLPTAAVETGSPTRNGGS
- a CDS encoding response regulator; protein product: MSKSILVVDDEMYIVNILDFTLATEGLRVITAANGEEALRQAIENPPDLVILDVMMPKIDGFEVCRALKAKDETKDVPVILLTAKDRDSDREKGREAGADLYVTKPFSPTRLLEDVRSLLQMPTVD